Proteins encoded by one window of Mastacembelus armatus chromosome 23, fMasArm1.2, whole genome shotgun sequence:
- the LOC113142225 gene encoding protein mono-ADP-ribosyltransferase PARP11-like isoform X2 has translation MMKWLRNISFTLDLAMLAIRSSEEESTEIEEMDTSEPNWCWFYLAECGVWHMFEIDPSAACSVTSAQIEQCYNRNQRGVMEFYTAKYTYRLDFSGKQRPIKRSLHSATGFRFICDNLALPVPCHWERINTDEPYQLIQLGRDTYEFKEVARLYERTMDHPIKSIQRIQNLDLWEFFCRKKTQLRKVKRTLDIEERMLFHGTGHSNIQAICTFNFDWRLTGSHGDVYGKGSYFARDAKYSSKFCHTTGKHNTTLQRHGLAPPVFASEPPYKTMFLARVLVGEYTVGHPMYCRPPSKDASFTNFYDSCVDDMANPKIYVIFDSNQIYPEYLIEFY, from the exons ATGATGAAATGGCTTAGAAACATCTCCTTTACGTTAG ATTTAGCTATGTTAGCTATCAGATCATCAGAGGAGGAGTCCACTGAGATTGAGGAGATGGACACCTCAGAACCCAACTGGTGCTGGTTCTACTTGGCCGAGTGTGGCGTGTGGCATATGTTTGAG ATCGATCCGAGCGCGGCCTGCTCTGTGACCAGTGCTCAGATTGAGCAGTGCTACAACAGAAACCAACGTGGTGTTATGGAGTTCTACACAGCCAAGTACACGTACAGACTGGACTTCTCAG GAAAACAGCGGCCAATCAAACGCTCCCTCCACTCTGCAACAGGCTTCAG GTTTATTTGTGATAATCTTGCCCTGCCCGTTCCCTGTCACTGGGAGAGAATTAATACAGATGAGCCCTATCAG CTTATTCAACTTGGCAGAGACACATATGAGTTTAAAGAAGTCGCCAGACTTTATGAAAGGACTATGGATCATCCAATCAAATCCATCCAGAGGATTCAAAACCTTGACTTATGGGAGTTCTTCTGCAG GAAGAAAACACAGTTGCGAAAAGTCAAGCGCACATTGGATATTGAGGAGCGAATGCTGTTTCATGGCACAGGACACAGCAACATACAGGCTATATGTACATTTAACTTTGACTGGCGACTGACAGGAAGCCATGGCGATGTCTATGGCAAAG GGAGCTACTTTGCCCGAGATGCCAAATACTCCAGTAAATTCTGTCACACCACAGGGAAGCACAACACTACCCTGCAGAGACACGGACTCGCCCCACCAGTATTTGCCAGTGAGCCTCCCTATAAAACCATGTTCCTGGCCAGAGTGCTTGTTGGAGAATACACAGTCGGTCATCCCATGTACTGCAGACCACCTTCCAAGGATGCCAGTTTCACAAATTTTTATGACAGTTGTGTGGACGATATGGCCAATCCAAAGATTTATGTAATTTTTGACAGTAATCAGATTTACCCAGAGTATCTGATTGAGTTCTACTGA
- the LOC113142225 gene encoding protein mono-ADP-ribosyltransferase PARP11-like isoform X4 — MMKWLRNISFTLDLAMLAIRSSEEESTEIEEMDTSEPNWCWFYLAECGVWHMFEIDPSAACSVTSAQIEQCYNRNQRGVMEFYTAKYTYRLDFSVMRQINVTTGKQRPIKRSLHSATGFRFICDNLALPVPCHWERINTDEPYQLIQLGRDTYEFKEVARLYERTMDHPIKSIQRIQNLDLWEFFCRKKTQLRKVKRTLDIEERMLFHGTGHSNIQAICTFNFDWRLTGSHGDVYGKGSYFARDAKYSSKFCHTTGKHNTTLQRHGLAPPVFARAGSQTWKYLGYRNR, encoded by the exons ATGATGAAATGGCTTAGAAACATCTCCTTTACGTTAG ATTTAGCTATGTTAGCTATCAGATCATCAGAGGAGGAGTCCACTGAGATTGAGGAGATGGACACCTCAGAACCCAACTGGTGCTGGTTCTACTTGGCCGAGTGTGGCGTGTGGCATATGTTTGAG ATCGATCCGAGCGCGGCCTGCTCTGTGACCAGTGCTCAGATTGAGCAGTGCTACAACAGAAACCAACGTGGTGTTATGGAGTTCTACACAGCCAAGTACACGTACAGACTGGACTTCTCAG TTATGAGACAGATCAATGTCACAACAGGAAAACAGCGGCCAATCAAACGCTCCCTCCACTCTGCAACAGGCTTCAG GTTTATTTGTGATAATCTTGCCCTGCCCGTTCCCTGTCACTGGGAGAGAATTAATACAGATGAGCCCTATCAG CTTATTCAACTTGGCAGAGACACATATGAGTTTAAAGAAGTCGCCAGACTTTATGAAAGGACTATGGATCATCCAATCAAATCCATCCAGAGGATTCAAAACCTTGACTTATGGGAGTTCTTCTGCAG GAAGAAAACACAGTTGCGAAAAGTCAAGCGCACATTGGATATTGAGGAGCGAATGCTGTTTCATGGCACAGGACACAGCAACATACAGGCTATATGTACATTTAACTTTGACTGGCGACTGACAGGAAGCCATGGCGATGTCTATGGCAAAG GGAGCTACTTTGCCCGAGATGCCAAATACTCCAGTAAATTCTGTCACACCACAGGGAAGCACAACACTACCCTGCAGAGACACGGACTCGCCCCACCAGTATTTGCCA GGGCTGGATCTCAAACATGGAAATATTTAGGATACAGAAACAGATGA
- the LOC113142225 gene encoding protein mono-ADP-ribosyltransferase PARP11-like isoform X3 — MLAIRSSEEESTEIEEMDTSEPNWCWFYLAECGVWHMFEIDPSAACSVTSAQIEQCYNRNQRGVMEFYTAKYTYRLDFSVMRQINVTTGKQRPIKRSLHSATGFRFICDNLALPVPCHWERINTDEPYQLIQLGRDTYEFKEVARLYERTMDHPIKSIQRIQNLDLWEFFCRKKTQLRKVKRTLDIEERMLFHGTGHSNIQAICTFNFDWRLTGSHGDVYGKGSYFARDAKYSSKFCHTTGKHNTTLQRHGLAPPVFASEPPYKTMFLARVLVGEYTVGHPMYCRPPSKDASFTNFYDSCVDDMANPKIYVIFDSNQIYPEYLIEFY; from the exons ATGTTAGCTATCAGATCATCAGAGGAGGAGTCCACTGAGATTGAGGAGATGGACACCTCAGAACCCAACTGGTGCTGGTTCTACTTGGCCGAGTGTGGCGTGTGGCATATGTTTGAG ATCGATCCGAGCGCGGCCTGCTCTGTGACCAGTGCTCAGATTGAGCAGTGCTACAACAGAAACCAACGTGGTGTTATGGAGTTCTACACAGCCAAGTACACGTACAGACTGGACTTCTCAG TTATGAGACAGATCAATGTCACAACAGGAAAACAGCGGCCAATCAAACGCTCCCTCCACTCTGCAACAGGCTTCAG GTTTATTTGTGATAATCTTGCCCTGCCCGTTCCCTGTCACTGGGAGAGAATTAATACAGATGAGCCCTATCAG CTTATTCAACTTGGCAGAGACACATATGAGTTTAAAGAAGTCGCCAGACTTTATGAAAGGACTATGGATCATCCAATCAAATCCATCCAGAGGATTCAAAACCTTGACTTATGGGAGTTCTTCTGCAG GAAGAAAACACAGTTGCGAAAAGTCAAGCGCACATTGGATATTGAGGAGCGAATGCTGTTTCATGGCACAGGACACAGCAACATACAGGCTATATGTACATTTAACTTTGACTGGCGACTGACAGGAAGCCATGGCGATGTCTATGGCAAAG GGAGCTACTTTGCCCGAGATGCCAAATACTCCAGTAAATTCTGTCACACCACAGGGAAGCACAACACTACCCTGCAGAGACACGGACTCGCCCCACCAGTATTTGCCAGTGAGCCTCCCTATAAAACCATGTTCCTGGCCAGAGTGCTTGTTGGAGAATACACAGTCGGTCATCCCATGTACTGCAGACCACCTTCCAAGGATGCCAGTTTCACAAATTTTTATGACAGTTGTGTGGACGATATGGCCAATCCAAAGATTTATGTAATTTTTGACAGTAATCAGATTTACCCAGAGTATCTGATTGAGTTCTACTGA
- the parp11 gene encoding protein mono-ADP-ribosyltransferase PARP11, translating to MCDNEDVEFMDTSDTTWSWYYLADCGRWHQFEDDPDNTLSSDHIESYYLKNSKGVLNTSSTTSRIKIDFSAMLETDLSTGRQRRIHRGYNIQRSCSCFTIAPVFWDMVDLTRPYQLISLSELTPEYKTVAAYVKDDGLLDKPIESISRIQNLDLWEMYCRKKKQLMRIQGVKEIQERRLFHGTDSSNVESICKYNFDVRLAGRHGHTYGKGVYFAKYATYADRYSRSNMQSGHTKIVFLARVIIGKSTVGQSHFRKPDHGSSDNKHNSCVDDDRCPHIFVIFDSNQIYPEYLIHYR from the exons atgTGTGACAACGAGGATGTGGAGTTCATGGACACTTCAGACACCACATGGAGCTGGTATTACCTGGCAGACTGTGGAAGGTGGCACCAATTTGAG GATGACCCAGATAACACCCTCAGCAGTGACCATATTGAGAGTTATTACCTGAAAAACTCAAAAGGGGTTTTAAATACATCTTCGACTACCTCTCGCATCAAAATCGACTTCTCtg CAATGTTAGAGACTGACCTCTCCACAGGAAGGCAAAGAAGAATCCACAGGGGCTACAACATACAGAGAAG TTGTTCCTGCTTCACTATTGCTCCTGTGTTCTGGGACATGGTTGATCTTACACGTCCATATCAg CTAATCTCCCTGAGTGAACTCACCCCTGAGTACAAGACTGTGGCAGCTTATGTGAAGGATGACGGACTGTTGGACAAACCTATTGAATCAATCAGCAGGATCCAGAATTTGGACCTTTGGGAAATGTATTGTAG gaaaaagaaacaactaATGAGGATTCAAGGTGTCAAAGAAATTCAAGAGAGAAGACTTTTTCATGGGACTGACAGCAGTAATGTTGAGAGCATTTGCAAGTATAACTTTGATGTACGGTTAGCTGGACGACATGGTCACACATATGGCAAGG GAGTATACTTTGCCAAATATGCAACATATGCAGACAGATACAGCAGAAGCAACATGCAGTCTGGACACACTAAAATAGTATTTTTAGCTCGGGTGATAATCGGAAAATCAACGGTTGGACAATCTCATTTCCGAAAACCTGATCATGGAAGTtctgacaacaaacacaacagctgtGTGGATGATGACAGATGTCCccatatttttgttatttttgattCAAATCAAATATATCCAGAGTATTTGATTCACTACAGATGA
- the LOC113142225 gene encoding protein mono-ADP-ribosyltransferase PARP11-like isoform X1, whose amino-acid sequence MMKWLRNISFTLDLAMLAIRSSEEESTEIEEMDTSEPNWCWFYLAECGVWHMFEIDPSAACSVTSAQIEQCYNRNQRGVMEFYTAKYTYRLDFSVMRQINVTTGKQRPIKRSLHSATGFRFICDNLALPVPCHWERINTDEPYQLIQLGRDTYEFKEVARLYERTMDHPIKSIQRIQNLDLWEFFCRKKTQLRKVKRTLDIEERMLFHGTGHSNIQAICTFNFDWRLTGSHGDVYGKGSYFARDAKYSSKFCHTTGKHNTTLQRHGLAPPVFASEPPYKTMFLARVLVGEYTVGHPMYCRPPSKDASFTNFYDSCVDDMANPKIYVIFDSNQIYPEYLIEFY is encoded by the exons ATGATGAAATGGCTTAGAAACATCTCCTTTACGTTAG ATTTAGCTATGTTAGCTATCAGATCATCAGAGGAGGAGTCCACTGAGATTGAGGAGATGGACACCTCAGAACCCAACTGGTGCTGGTTCTACTTGGCCGAGTGTGGCGTGTGGCATATGTTTGAG ATCGATCCGAGCGCGGCCTGCTCTGTGACCAGTGCTCAGATTGAGCAGTGCTACAACAGAAACCAACGTGGTGTTATGGAGTTCTACACAGCCAAGTACACGTACAGACTGGACTTCTCAG TTATGAGACAGATCAATGTCACAACAGGAAAACAGCGGCCAATCAAACGCTCCCTCCACTCTGCAACAGGCTTCAG GTTTATTTGTGATAATCTTGCCCTGCCCGTTCCCTGTCACTGGGAGAGAATTAATACAGATGAGCCCTATCAG CTTATTCAACTTGGCAGAGACACATATGAGTTTAAAGAAGTCGCCAGACTTTATGAAAGGACTATGGATCATCCAATCAAATCCATCCAGAGGATTCAAAACCTTGACTTATGGGAGTTCTTCTGCAG GAAGAAAACACAGTTGCGAAAAGTCAAGCGCACATTGGATATTGAGGAGCGAATGCTGTTTCATGGCACAGGACACAGCAACATACAGGCTATATGTACATTTAACTTTGACTGGCGACTGACAGGAAGCCATGGCGATGTCTATGGCAAAG GGAGCTACTTTGCCCGAGATGCCAAATACTCCAGTAAATTCTGTCACACCACAGGGAAGCACAACACTACCCTGCAGAGACACGGACTCGCCCCACCAGTATTTGCCAGTGAGCCTCCCTATAAAACCATGTTCCTGGCCAGAGTGCTTGTTGGAGAATACACAGTCGGTCATCCCATGTACTGCAGACCACCTTCCAAGGATGCCAGTTTCACAAATTTTTATGACAGTTGTGTGGACGATATGGCCAATCCAAAGATTTATGTAATTTTTGACAGTAATCAGATTTACCCAGAGTATCTGATTGAGTTCTACTGA
- the LOC113142225 gene encoding protein mono-ADP-ribosyltransferase PARP11-like isoform X5 has product MMKWLRNISFTLDLAMLAIRSSEEESTEIEEMDTSEPNWCWFYLAECGVWHMFEIDPSAACSVTSAQIEQCYNRNQRGVMEFYTAKYTYRLDFSVMRQINVTTGKQRPIKRSLHSATGFRFICDNLALPVPCHWERINTDEPYQLIQLGRDTYEFKEVARLYERTMDHPIKSIQRIQNLDLWEFFCRKKTQLRKVKRTLDIEERMLFHGTGHSNIQAICTFNFDWRLTGSHGDVYGKGSYFARDAKYSSKFCHTTGKHNTTLQRHGLAPPVFARKVS; this is encoded by the exons ATGATGAAATGGCTTAGAAACATCTCCTTTACGTTAG ATTTAGCTATGTTAGCTATCAGATCATCAGAGGAGGAGTCCACTGAGATTGAGGAGATGGACACCTCAGAACCCAACTGGTGCTGGTTCTACTTGGCCGAGTGTGGCGTGTGGCATATGTTTGAG ATCGATCCGAGCGCGGCCTGCTCTGTGACCAGTGCTCAGATTGAGCAGTGCTACAACAGAAACCAACGTGGTGTTATGGAGTTCTACACAGCCAAGTACACGTACAGACTGGACTTCTCAG TTATGAGACAGATCAATGTCACAACAGGAAAACAGCGGCCAATCAAACGCTCCCTCCACTCTGCAACAGGCTTCAG GTTTATTTGTGATAATCTTGCCCTGCCCGTTCCCTGTCACTGGGAGAGAATTAATACAGATGAGCCCTATCAG CTTATTCAACTTGGCAGAGACACATATGAGTTTAAAGAAGTCGCCAGACTTTATGAAAGGACTATGGATCATCCAATCAAATCCATCCAGAGGATTCAAAACCTTGACTTATGGGAGTTCTTCTGCAG GAAGAAAACACAGTTGCGAAAAGTCAAGCGCACATTGGATATTGAGGAGCGAATGCTGTTTCATGGCACAGGACACAGCAACATACAGGCTATATGTACATTTAACTTTGACTGGCGACTGACAGGAAGCCATGGCGATGTCTATGGCAAAG GGAGCTACTTTGCCCGAGATGCCAAATACTCCAGTAAATTCTGTCACACCACAGGGAAGCACAACACTACCCTGCAGAGACACGGACTCGCCCCACCAGTATTTGCCA GAAAGGTTTCATGA